CGACGGCAAACACGGCTTGGCTGGACGAGCGGTATTCATCCGGGATTAGCACTTGCAGATAGCGCAAAGCCGTTATATAGAAGATGGCAAAGGTGAGAGCGTGCATCATTTGTAAGCATGCCATCATCCAAGGCTCGTTCGCGAAGCTGAGCAGCACTAATCGAATAACATACATAAAGCTTGCCATTGCCAGCAATGGCAGCTCTTTAAAGCGATGTCCATACTTGGCCAGCAAGAAAAACATCGGTATTTCACTAACAGCGGAAGCTAGAGAAGCATAACCGATAATCGAGTCGTCTGCACCGATTTCTCTCATGGCAACAGCCAGAAACCCCTCATTCATCCGATGTCCCACCGACACGATCATAATAAAGATGAAGAAAAGGACTGTTTCTTTTTTACGGAGCAAAATCAACAAGCCCTTAAATTCAAATTTCTTCAAGGTAGCTTGGAAATCACTAATAAAAAGAGAGAAGACCAACGAAGCTCCGATTGTACATAGGGCGAGTATGATAGTTAGATCGGAGCCGTATATTTTGAGCAAATAGCCGAAGGCGACAGCACTAAGCGCATAACCGAGAGAGCCGAACATTCGAATCGTCGGGAAGCTAAGCTTCATTTTGTCAGCAGCAAGTAACGATACACTATCGAGCATGGAATTGATCGGAGTTTGGAACAGGTAGAAAAACGCCATAATTCCAGCCATGAAGCCGAATTCCTTCTGGGGTAGCAGCAACGCTAACGCTAAAATTTGAATGACGTAAAGCAAGTTAAGGATGCGGCGCAGATTCTTAGTCCGGTCGCTTATAACACCAACAGCTATATTGGAAACGATAGATAATAATGGCCCGATGGAATAGATAGCTCCGATTTGAAGCTTGGTAAATCCAAGTGACTCAAAATAAAGCGGGAAGTAGGAGACGAGTAGTACCATTGTAGAATAGTTGACAAACTGCATAGCACGAAGAATGAAAAGCTGATTTTTATAAGTTTGAACGTGTTCCACCGCAGGCATCTCCTGTTCTTGAAGCTTTTCTATATGTTAGCTAACGGATCGATGAGTACGCCTAAATATCCAAGCCAGGAAAACCAATTCTGCGATTAATCCTCCCGATTGAGCTAAGGAACCAAGCACGCCACTCCAACTCGGCAATAACAATACAAGAAGGACAATGAGAATTGCCGTTACAATAGCATTGGCGATTTGCGAACCAAACATGAGCTTCGTTTCCCCGTGAGCCATAACAATACCGTTTAAGGTATCGAGCCAAGGGAACACGAGCACGAACGGGAAAAACCCTCTCAAAGCATGAATACAGGCTTGAAGCAGCTCACCTTTAACCCCGAGCACATGTGAGAACATCCATGAACCGATAGGTGTATAAGCCAACAAAATCATAAGTAATGGAGGAATGAATCCAAGCGTTAACGTAAATCTACGAACAAGATCAGGATGAGACCTTACGAAGAGCAAGGCAATCTGGTGGAAGTACGTAAAGAAACCAAGGATAAGATTCATTAGGCTACCCGCCACCGCAAAGGATGCCACCGCAAGAGTCCCTCTATGAGTCGTTCCCAGAAGTGCGTTCAATATCGGCAATAGCCATACGACAATAAGAGTTGAATACAGCAGCGGGCTGTAAAATTTCTGTACCTGTTTAGGCTGTGTAATCTCACAAGCCTCGTCCTTGAGTGGCATTTCTTTAAGTAGTCTATTGGCTTCCCAGTAGCTAATGGCGGCTTCAATCATCATGCCGAATACAAAAATAGTTGTCCCTTGCAGAGCACTGGTTACACCAATATGTAGAAAATATTGGGATAAGAGAAACATTCCCCCGAGTCGAAATATCATCGCGATCATTAGCCAGCGAGTTCTCATTTTATAAATGATAACCCCTTGATATAAGCAGCGTACTCCGGAAAATACAGATAAGAACATTAATGCGTAATAAGCATGAATAGCCTCCCGCTCAACAACGGGATCAGCACCGTAAGCGCCTCCGAATATCCAATGTCCAAGCGGAGTATAAGCAATTAGTGCCCCGAATACGAGTGAAGCTCCGAATACATAATAGCTTACGTGTTTTACAGCCTTGAAGGAGATTCGATCTCGAACTAAGGCGGAGCAGGTCTGGCGGAACAGGACCGCAGGCTTTTCCGATACGATAAGTAAGCTCATAGCAAGCGCATAGCCGGCAAGAATGATTTCCGGGTTGCTAGATCTTGCCAAAGTGCCGTTAATAATGACATGAGACATGTTAATTAATAGAACCGAAATGCCCATCGGAATGAAAAACAGGAAAAGCCGTCTCATTGAGACCGGCTCAGTAGCTTTTGACATGATAACTCCCTTTAGAACGTAGTAAATTGCATTTTTATGTCGCTGTTTATTAAGATAGGTAGTATTATATCAGATTTTGAAAGGAAATCGGGGAAGGATTTTGGATAGGCGTGCTGCTAGACAGCTGCCAGACATTTGTGCTGGATTTCAACGGTGTGAAATGATAAATTAAAGAATAATGCTTTTTGATAGGCTCTAAGGCTGAAGATTGGGTGAAAAACGATGCGGATAAATTCAAGGTGGCTTGACAGCCAGTTCGAATATAGCGCAAGACATGGGATTTCAATTCCTTGCTTAAGCACGGATTGGGATGAGCTAAATCTTGAGCATCAGACTGCCATACTAGCTAAATGGGAAATGATTCGCGGCAATATTCCGGATCATATTATGCGTTTCGAAGCAATAATTAGACTCAAGCAGCAGCAGCTGTTTGAAGAGGATGATTTCGCTCAATCGTGCCTAATCAATGGAGACATCGCGGATCTGGCCAGCCGGATTAACGATCTCAATATTTGGTTCCGCACACAGCAGGATTTAGATAGCGATTCTAAAAGGCATAGCGGTTAGAGCATAGCGGAGGACCCAAAGCAATGAATAACAGATCCCTATTGGTAGGCCGTTCCCCTAGTGGAGCGATTTCATTGATGAAAAGAGTCTATAAGTACATTTTGCCGGAGGTTCGCGCAGAACTGGGACGATGGCGATCAGTAGCCAATCACATTCCTGATTTAGAGCTACGCAAGCAAGCGTTAGACAGTATGAATACGAAGCAATTTCATTGCGAGGGTGGAGGCGTATATGCTGCCGCCAATCTGGAGCAAAGGCATGTTCTGATTCCGCTTATCGTAGCCTTGCAGACCATTAGCGATTATTTAGATAATTTGTGTGACCGAAGCACCTCCTTGGATCCGAAAGATTTTCGGCTCTTACATCAAAGTATGTTAGACGCAGTTACACCTGAGGCGCGGACCCAGAATTATTATGCCTTTCGCGAAGAACAAGACGATGGTGGTTATTTAGAGGCGTTGGTCATGCAATGCCGAGCATCAATTGCTAAGCTGCCCACCTATCGCCATGTGCAGAAGCATGTGACAGAGCTAGTTCAGCTTTATGTAGATTTGCAGGTTTACAAGCATATTTCCCATTCGCAACGTGAAAAAGAGCTGTTGAACTGGTGGGATAAACATTCTTCTCATTATCCGCAGCTGAAATGGAATGAATTTGCTGCAGCTACGGGCTCAACTCTAGGGATGTTTATGCTATTCTTGGCTGCCAGCGACCCATTGCTGGAGGAGGATCAGGCTGCGGCAATCAAAGCTAATTATTTCCCATCGATATGCGGCTTGCATATCCTTCTCGATTACTTGATAGATCAGGCGGAAGATCAAGCGGGCGGAGATCTAAATTTCTGCAGCTACTATGATGATCAACAAATGCTCAATGATCGTATGAGACAATTGGTTCAAGCCGCTAGAAAATCTGCTGACGAGCTACCCTTTGGACATTTTCATCGGATGATTGTAGAAGGGCTTGTAGCTTTGTATTTATCAGATCCGAAGGTAAAGGACCAGGCTGATGTCCGCAAGACGGCAAAGCTGTTGATGAAGGGCAGTCCTTGGACTAGAGTGTTTTTCTGGCTAAATAGCCATTGGATAAGGAAGGCCATGTGATTAAGGGCAAGGACACATTAGGGAGGCATTGGATATGAGTGAAGTTAAAAAAATAGCCGTATTAACAAGTGGCGGAGATTCACAAGGTATGAACGCGGCCGTTCGGGCTGTAGTAAGAAGCGCACTATATCGTGGGTTAGAGGTATATGGCGTTCAGCGGGGCTTTCAAGGTCTATTGAATCAAGATCTCAGACCGATGGATTTACGTAGTGTTGGAGATATTATTCAACGTGGGGGTACGATTCTACAAACTGCTCGTTGTAAGGAGTTCATGACACCTGAAGGTCAACAACGAGGAGCTGACGTGCTGCGTGAGCAAGGCATCGATGGCTTAGTCGTTATCGGCGGCGATGGCTCTTATCAAGGGGCTAACAAGCTGAGCAAGCTCGGTATCAAAACGATGGGGCTGCCAGGAACAATTGACAACGACATCCCTTTCACAGATTTCACAATCGGGTTTGATACTGCAGTAAGTATCGTTGTTGATGCCATTAACAAGCTACGTGATACAATGACATCTCACGAGAGATCTTCTATTGTTGAGGTCATGGGCCGTCATTGCGGAGACATTGCTCTATATGCAGGACTGGCAAGTGGAGCAGAAGCTATTCTTGTCCCTGAGGTTCCGTTTGATCTTAAAGATATTTCCTTGCGCATGAAGGAAAATTTCCAGAAGGGCAAAAGACATGGTATTGTCGTTGTTGCTGAAGGAGTTTGCTCTGGTGATGAAGTAGCGCGGAGTATTACGGAATATAGCGGTATCGAGCCGCGTGTGACCGTATTAGGACACATTCAACGTGGAGGCTCTCCAACCCACAATGACCGGATACTGGCTAGCCAGCTGGCAGATTTCGCGGTTCAGCGCTTGCTCGAAGGAGATTCAGGTAAGGGTATCGGTATTATTAAGGGCGAATTCGTGGCCACGGATATAGAAAAGGTAGTTTCCACTAAGAAATCCTTTAATTTAGATTTATACAATTTAGCATTAAGATTAGCGCAATAATAGGTATACCGGGACTGAATAGAGACCTTAATGGTCACTTCTATTCGGTTCCTCTTGTTATTTGCCTGCTAAATAAATTGGACTTATAGGAGAAATGATACATATGACAGCTGATCAAATTGCAGGAATGATTGATCATACCTTGTTAAGCGCGGTGAGTACTGAGGCGGAAATTGTTCGAATTTGTGGGGAAGCCAAGCAATATGGTTTTGCAACAGTATGCGTCAATCCTCATTGGATCCCTGTTGCTTCTCGTGAATTGGCTGGCAGTAAGGTTGGTCTAACGACTGTAATAGGATTTCCTCTGGGTGCAAGTCGTACGGAAGTAAAAGCGGCAGAGGCAACGGATGCCATTCTGGCTGGTGCTACTGAAATCGATATGGTGCTGAACATTGGTGCTCTAAAGTCGGCCAATACGGACGCAGTGAAGCGGGATATTGAAGAAGTGGTAAAGGCTTGTAAAGGGAAAGCGAAGGTTAAGGTCATCATTGAAACCTGTTACTTAACAGACGAAGAGAAAAAACAAGCTTCTCTATTGTGTAAAGAGGCTGGAGCAGACTTCGTCAAAACCTCCACGGGCTTCGGTACAGGTGGGGCAACGGTAGAGGATATCGCTTTAATACGTAGCGTCATAGGGCCGGATATGGGAATAAAGGCTTCTGGTGGTGTACGTGATTTGGATATTGCACACAAATTGATTCAAGCCGGAGCGACAAGACTAGGAGCAAGCTCCTCTATAGCAATTGTGACAGGTGGAGTCGGACAAGGGTATTAAACGGACTTAGTGCTCTCCCAAATGTTGAGTTGAGGAGGAATACAACGTTGAGAACGGTTGATTTAATCACGAAAAAGCGCGATGGCGGCGA
This portion of the Cohnella abietis genome encodes:
- the pfkA gene encoding 6-phosphofructokinase — its product is MSEVKKIAVLTSGGDSQGMNAAVRAVVRSALYRGLEVYGVQRGFQGLLNQDLRPMDLRSVGDIIQRGGTILQTARCKEFMTPEGQQRGADVLREQGIDGLVVIGGDGSYQGANKLSKLGIKTMGLPGTIDNDIPFTDFTIGFDTAVSIVVDAINKLRDTMTSHERSSIVEVMGRHCGDIALYAGLASGAEAILVPEVPFDLKDISLRMKENFQKGKRHGIVVVAEGVCSGDEVARSITEYSGIEPRVTVLGHIQRGGSPTHNDRILASQLADFAVQRLLEGDSGKGIGIIKGEFVATDIEKVVSTKKSFNLDLYNLALRLAQ
- a CDS encoding MFS transporter, whose amino-acid sequence is MEHVQTYKNQLFILRAMQFVNYSTMVLLVSYFPLYFESLGFTKLQIGAIYSIGPLLSIVSNIAVGVISDRTKNLRRILNLLYVIQILALALLLPQKEFGFMAGIMAFFYLFQTPINSMLDSVSLLAADKMKLSFPTIRMFGSLGYALSAVAFGYLLKIYGSDLTIILALCTIGASLVFSLFISDFQATLKKFEFKGLLILLRKKETVLFFIFIMIVSVGHRMNEGFLAVAMREIGADDSIIGYASLASAVSEIPMFFLLAKYGHRFKELPLLAMASFMYVIRLVLLSFANEPWMMACLQMMHALTFAIFYITALRYLQVLIPDEYRSSSQAVFAVVWSGLAGLIAGTLGGYLYDAMGLAYVFRTGALFALVGACGFLFTHLRRAA
- a CDS encoding multi antimicrobial extrusion protein MatE, whose product is MRRLFLFFIPMGISVLLINMSHVIINGTLARSSNPEIILAGYALAMSLLIVSEKPAVLFRQTCSALVRDRISFKAVKHVSYYVFGASLVFGALIAYTPLGHWIFGGAYGADPVVEREAIHAYYALMFLSVFSGVRCLYQGVIIYKMRTRWLMIAMIFRLGGMFLLSQYFLHIGVTSALQGTTIFVFGMMIEAAISYWEANRLLKEMPLKDEACEITQPKQVQKFYSPLLYSTLIVVWLLPILNALLGTTHRGTLAVASFAVAGSLMNLILGFFTYFHQIALLFVRSHPDLVRRFTLTLGFIPPLLMILLAYTPIGSWMFSHVLGVKGELLQACIHALRGFFPFVLVFPWLDTLNGIVMAHGETKLMFGSQIANAIVTAILIVLLVLLLPSWSGVLGSLAQSGGLIAELVFLAWIFRRTHRSVS
- a CDS encoding tetraprenyl-beta-curcumene synthase family protein, whose protein sequence is MNNRSLLVGRSPSGAISLMKRVYKYILPEVRAELGRWRSVANHIPDLELRKQALDSMNTKQFHCEGGGVYAAANLEQRHVLIPLIVALQTISDYLDNLCDRSTSLDPKDFRLLHQSMLDAVTPEARTQNYYAFREEQDDGGYLEALVMQCRASIAKLPTYRHVQKHVTELVQLYVDLQVYKHISHSQREKELLNWWDKHSSHYPQLKWNEFAAATGSTLGMFMLFLAASDPLLEEDQAAAIKANYFPSICGLHILLDYLIDQAEDQAGGDLNFCSYYDDQQMLNDRMRQLVQAARKSADELPFGHFHRMIVEGLVALYLSDPKVKDQADVRKTAKLLMKGSPWTRVFFWLNSHWIRKAM
- the deoC gene encoding deoxyribose-phosphate aldolase, with amino-acid sequence MTADQIAGMIDHTLLSAVSTEAEIVRICGEAKQYGFATVCVNPHWIPVASRELAGSKVGLTTVIGFPLGASRTEVKAAEATDAILAGATEIDMVLNIGALKSANTDAVKRDIEEVVKACKGKAKVKVIIETCYLTDEEKKQASLLCKEAGADFVKTSTGFGTGGATVEDIALIRSVIGPDMGIKASGGVRDLDIAHKLIQAGATRLGASSSIAIVTGGVGQGY